The DNA segment aataatctttgctgtatttattatataatcgttCACGCCAGCAAAACTGTTGATGTGTGTGTGCCTACCCTGAGAAGCGAAACCATATCGAAATGTCTTCTAAGCGTACATCAGAATAATCACACTAAAGTAAGAATAATTGTCCATGGAACTAACGATTTGATATGCTTGCAATCATTCTTCGACTGTGGTATTGaagtcaaaattattaattcagaAGTCAAAATGGAACACGAATTTTTATTAATCGACGCGAATTGCCCTGATGCTTTGGCAATCGTCGGGTCCTTGGATTACGAAGTAAATAGAGTTAATTGCAGCCGAGATAATACACTTCTCACTTCGGAATATGCCCTCGTATCTGTTCTAAAGCGTGAATTCAATAGGATTTGGATGTGCAACGACAATGTTGAGAAAGGTTACAACAGTCAggagaacaataaaaaaaccgtTTAAATGAATACTTACTTAATTTGATGTCGACCATCTTTTAAAAGtttgatcaaaatatatttttaataaacataactgaattttatataagtaaataaaagttctgataaacaaaaataatttgtttttatttcattcacaaAGTAAGATAATAGTGGcattaatgattattaataacgtaattacaattaaatgtatgaTATCTATACAACTatcttatacaattttatttgtacttgAGTGCTTTGTATAtgccaaaataaattattaataattaaaaacgccaaaattatttaaattaatttcggtGATAATGATATCACAGATTCACTTATAGTTGACACTTGCACACTATAATACTCAATATTAGTGTGTCCGTCGATTCACATATACTTACAGCTAGcagtaattgtttttaatattttatatttattggcaTTAAAATGTACACTTTTTCTTATCTTATTCTATTTTAACGTAGTTGTgaggttaaatatttttttttttctaattcataaaaacaacgctatgaataattatatatcgtcTTTGGCCGAGCTAACTTTGATATTTCTCACCATTAAAACTGaatgtattacaataataaaaggtTTCAAAtgagaaatttataatatattgtttaaattacgaCATATTtagaagttaattaattaaaatttgaaaaatagataattcaaatattttatttatttgttttaattttttattttctaattactAGGCACTGTTCacaatatttcaaatcaattcgaaattcgaataacTTATTGACGTCTGTTATATTGTGAGTATACATAAGTACTCAGCCATGTTACCAATGCatttgcgattttttttaataatattataaatttaatgctcAATATTAAAATGCCTATTAAAATAACcttaatcattagaataattataatcagtACAATTTTAAACAGGGATGTAAGGGAACATTCAAGTATTATGTAAGCAGggtgaacattttttttgtagaatattaTAGCGGGAAGGAGGGTTTAATAAaccttacaaataaaaaataaataaaattattcaaaaataataccCATTAGGTAGTAAAATTATTTCCCTAGACTATTTTTCTATTAGCAATAAATGAGTGTTCTTAGAATttgatgtaataatattttgaagtcttataattatttttatcactacttatttattaattcgaaatctaaaattttatggaacaaaatttaaatttaggttAAAATTGCTTAGGTCATACTTGATCGTTCCCTTTTAACAAGAACTAATAGATTAATAGAATCACATGAAATcaaatgacataatattttcaaatttcataaaaacaaaaataattaacgtaTATGTAGACATTATATagaatagttatataaaacaagCTATGGGTTCatctattgttttaaattaacatcTGGTTACATTACatgtagaaaaaaaacattttaaaataagccaAGGCccgataaaaaaatactcattgcacgtaaatacattaaaatataaaacaataaatattatcgaaCCTAGTTATAGATTTATAACAGACCTATTTTAAGaagaaactttaaaattatattctaaaacgtatatacatttttatgtacttcTTTTAAAATAGGTAAGGATTGATTAGGACCCTTTGTATTtcgtttcttaattattttatggagACTGGGTCGCTTTGACCTactgacaattattatttacaagtaataaacaattaatcatttaaaatttactaaacGCACGTTTACAAATTAAATCTATTAAGTGCAGGATTTTTGAgcttgaatatgttttttttattaccacaCTAGTCAATATTCCATCATCTTACAATTGACATAAGAGTAAAAGAAATTTCATTGAAaggataatattaaaagtaatgatATAATTCGAATAtgttaaaatgcatttttaaatgGACGTTGCACATACTCTTACAaaacattgttaaatatattttcaatacttaatatttcttatatgaaAAGACCAAtttaagtaaacattttttacattacaatagCTTTTGTATGAAGTTTAAACcaagaaaaaaatcttttttttttgttcccaAAGTAGTTTTaagattaaagaaaaatataaagaaatttaactttgtactgttttaaatataaacatttgaaattggtatgaaaacataatttttgtatcatttttaaaatatgagattttttattttttaaggttttgtgtaaattatatTGATCTTGATTATATGACAAACAAGTAAAGAactgaacacattcaacaacgGCTGTAGAATACAACATACAATccatacaaaaaattaatgtcatttaCTATTTGTAGCTAATTATTACATTAGACTAAATCCCACATTAAGAATAAGTTAAAAACTTATGTGAGGTTCTCACATACTTGGTCAATCTTTTAAAGtccaactttaaaatatttgacatttattttcataaattctaTCTGTGCAATTAATTCGAGAACTATAAAAGGATACATTAATTTTAGTGATATTTCAATTCCAAGCTTTTTGTATACAATCCTAGACCAAAAGCCTCTCTAAACACTTTTAAATCAAGTGAAGtgattttattagaatttttgacatatttaaattataacacacTCACATTCACAATAGTTCCATAAATTTTGGTGACTAGTTCCACATGTATCGACATGCAGTACGTCTGTGGATTACCTTCCAAAGTTTTTATGCACCAAGAAGGAAAATAGTTCTAGTCACCAGCAAGAGACAGCTGTTGTCATATATCAACTTCTATATCACTATTTACATCATGTGTTTCTGTTGATTGTGGTGATCCAGCATCAAAGTCATGATCCCTTGGAGAGCACTGGGTATAATCTTGAGGCGAGCTCATATCGTCATCAGGTGACCCAGGCAACTCTTCATCCATCATTATTGTAGCTGGCAATGAAGGCGATACTTCTTGCAACTGACTGGTATATACTAGAAAGTAtagtcaatttatattaaatactacactaagaaataactaaatataatatctgtggcatacatttatattctatattaatatttgccatagataacattaaaaaattaaaaagaatatattacaGGTCTCTTTATGTTTATAGGTgctatgaaaatttatttaattttgtttaaagggACTTCTAggataaataattgttacataaactataacaatataatattgtttaatcaCATATGAAAGCTGATACATATAATTTCTGTTAAAATATGCCAACAAAAACTATGGGTTTCCTTAATGAACTATGATTAAATATACCTTTAATGTCAGATGATTTTAGATCGGTGGTGAAAGTCAAAGATTCTTCCATGGCTTCCATTGTGAGGGTGTCTGTATCCAGGCTGTCTATTGAGCCTGAACAGGACGGTGAACTGTCAGGGTTGGTGCTTAGACTTAGTTGTAGTGTATCTAGTTGAGGTATATGAGGTCTGACCtagaaaatgaatttattttcattagcattttatttaatgaacagattttctaattttatgaacaaagatgtaaattattatcatctattaaaaatacttatttttgttaatattttttaatgtttgttaaaatactttaactGTTAGTATATATACTGTTACATTTTAGGTCATAGAtcaattaagaaaaacattatttgcCATTATTTGACCAATAGGTCAGAATAAAATACCTTCATTCCATCAGGTCTGTGAGGATTCCTACATCCCTTGCATTTGCATTCAGTACATGGTTTACTTTCTACGTAACACGGACATCTTTGACCACAACATGTTAACTTTCCTGGTGTGGCGGTTGCATTGCCACATCTACATCCTTTTCTCTTACTGCTAGATGAACTTCTTGTTCTATTTGATGGCTTTTTAAAACCGAGCTGATTtgactgtaatttaaaaataaaacaaattattattaaaataaagtgtatttaaatattgttagttaAATTAACCAACTCACTTTGCTTTCTTTGGGACTGGTTTCAGATGGTGTTGAATCTGTTTCATCAACTGCTTTCCTTTTGATTGTGATTTTATTTCCCGAACCTGCATACATAACAGAGTAAAGTGGGGACCCATTTGAAATAGCTCTAGAATTTGGAGAATCTTTATTAGATGATCTTGAATCAGAATTACTTGATGTTGATGCTGCTTGAGTTTGTGTAGATGCTGAGTTAGTATAAACACAGGGCAATATACTGTAGGCAGATTTCGAGAGACCCGCCGTGCTTTTGTAGTCGTCGTTAAACCCCGCTCCTTCTTGTATTAAATCTATTAATCCCGAACTAGCGACTGTGCCACCATTAACACCCGCTGCTATCTCATCTTCTTCCAATAGCGTTTTGTACGTTTCAGTGCCCATAAAATATTCACAAAGTTTTTTGTAACATTGCAGAAGTATGCGTAACTGTAAATTTTCGGTATAGTTATCATAATCTTTGCACCAACTACACGATGGTTTTAACTTTTTTCTCCCGCCTTTGCAATTTTTACAGACGTGATGTTGGCAGGCAGAACTTGTTGGAGTATAGGgctcttttaataaatttccacACACAGTACACGATAGAGATTGTCGTAAATAAGGAACCAAACGAAACAAGTCTGTCCACGAACTTTTATCTGCTGCATCAGCAAGAATTATCAAACGACAAGTTGAAACATACAAACTAGTAGCGTTCATCTTCatttgaaaaacttttttataaacattaatgttttaacttaattgtttacaccaaaatattattaatacacagGCAAAAAGCCGCAAACGCTTAGACTAAAGTCAAAACTGTCATGTGTCATTTTTGTTGTGTCAAGTTTGTTGTCTTTGTGACaacaagtttataataaaattattctataaaagacAAAACGGATCgccgtaaaaaataatattttattaaaaaagataccTAAGCCTATATGGCTTAACAtagtcttttttattaaatttattttttaaagactaCATTAATAAAGCAACCaatgattttgtttaattttggtCCATAACCATAAtcgacataatataaaattagactaaataatatttcaaaattaatttagaaaaaaaaaattactcattgttttgtataacttaaaaatgtatatgtactCATAAAATGTATACCTTTATTTTAGTCATtactaaacaattaaaaaatgtttaatgtgtttttaataattatgtatgtgtTCTCTACTTCCTAAGCTaagttcaataattaaataaacttgacAGTAATATCTAATGTAAATACACTCAGTGGCACAATTAGCCGCTACAATTTTCCATGATatcatgttttaaaattgttaatattttattagccaaataaatagtaacttttaacagaataaaataaaaatgcgatctatttgaaatattacaacTTTTGGTGGGCCTAGAAACACATGTTTTTAGAAAAgtctttcatatttaattataaattcagtaAACAATACAGGTTAAAAGCCCtagattattacttattttgctGAAGCAAAACGTCTCCAGTACAACTgatgttttacaataaaatctttGAACTTAAGAGTATTTTATGTCATGTTATATTTAAGTCATAAATGATTCCAGGGTGTGTTGCTTTTAACAAGATGATGCACGGTgacaaatataacataacacAGACTCAATTTTTTCCGTAGTCCTGTCAATCATCACAACAGAGCGATAATAGCAACTGATTCAAAAAACATACACATAGCCTATTCTTATCGAAGAAGGAatatagataaacaaaccttagatatacatattcttttaataaaattcagtaaAGCAAATTACTtctccacctgatgataagtggtagtggagtctaAACGCAACGAGGGCCAGTAGTCGGGAAGAATGTACTACTGCATTAGCCACCCCCGCTTTGcctgcccgcaagatgcctcttcacgcctcgtttgtaGGAAATTCtgtgcgatttgctaatagctttgCAATATTATGCACaaaagttcttgattaatatatctttatttataattcaacaccattttatttaactacgtacatccactttaattttacttccaaagttccgatagcaACTGCATCGACcattaaattgacattttttagcgaatccataatgaatatgaTAGATTATCCAAGATCTCGGCCACTGATATCGCCTCAATTagatgtttatttgtctttccGCCTCtagtggttggaataggctatatagGTATGTTTAAAATACCTACCCGTAATATGTGACAGAAGTCGTAGTCGTCTCACaactcaaaattgtttattggaataaataatatcaatcggGAAGGATTTACAAAAATGTGTTAAGCAAATTCAACCCTTGACACTATAATCTAGTTATACACCCGAGTATGCAATGTCTCTTTACAAGACACACCTGTTAGCCGTCAGCGTGTAATGATTTAGTTGTCTTCGAAACGGGTGGACTAGATAATCAAAGATATTTGAAGGAAGTGTCCTTTGTGACCACACATTAGGCCATTACGCTATAACTTAATTGGATAGtgtctgtatttaaaaataactatttctcGGATATCGATACTATCTACAACTTGTAgatagaatttttaattttttattgtatttttggtTCAATTATTAGGTATATCAGgttgctattataataatacaggcACTTTATGttaatcaaaaacataaattgttttatctaTATGATAccataatattaggtccttacatatgaaattagcgttttgtcgtgcTGACCATTTTGATCAGAAATATCTCCTCTtaggttaagaattccaaattcaaatttataaattcatttacttacatttacactggtacatttgagttgactgccttgttggtctagtggcttgatataaggctgcagacccggaggtcctgggttaaattcccaggtcgggccaataaaaagttattgggttttttattttattttattttattttatttatatttgggaaacatacagtgtgttattacatagaattaaggaattattactaaatcataaaccaataaagtttccacttaaaaatagtacaaatgttagagtatgcatgtaaaaaagacaacagaaagagacaaaaatacaatgcaatctacgagtacaatcaaatcgactaattacaaagttaaaaaaaaaaaaaaatcaagaagttaaattacaataatattaatgaacataaatataaacaatgtcattaaaaatatttaaatttgatttcaacaattaaagtaacatcataaatcatcaatttatggcaagtaattgattcaatatacatatacattattaatttacaaaaaaatatcaattttattaattatttattaaacaagtattctttcaataattttcttattttattaacattctctgttgtaaaaaaatcaatttcgctaaatcgtttattgtaatcggtgcaggctctgtatacaaatatattttgcgcaTACTTGCTTCGGGTGAGTGACGGATTAAAAAGTAAGCACTTACGTGTGGTGATTCGAGAGCATCGGAAACTAATACGACCTAAGAGAAACGGG comes from the Nymphalis io chromosome 1, ilAglIoxx1.1, whole genome shotgun sequence genome and includes:
- the LOC126775083 gene encoding E3 ubiquitin-protein ligase MSL2 isoform X2, which produces MKMNATSLYVSTCRLIILADAADKSSWTDLFRLVPYLRQSLSCTVCGNLLKEPYTPTSSACQHHVCKNCKGGRKKLKPSCSWCKDYDNYTENLQLRILLQCYKKLCEYFMGTETYKTLLEEDEIAAGVNGGTVASSGLIDLIQEGAGFNDDYKSTAGLSKSAYSILPCVYTNSASTQTQAASTSSSGNKITIKRKAVDETDSTPSETSPKESKSNQLGFKKPSNRTRSSSSSKRKGCRCGNATATPGKLTCCGQRCPCYVESKPCTECKCKGCRNPHRPDGMKVRPHIPQLDTLQLSLSTNPDSSPSCSGSIDSLDTDTLTMEAMEESLTFTTDLKSSDIKVYTSQLQEVSPSLPATIMMDEELPGSPDDDMSSPQDYTQCSPRDHDFDAGSPQSTETHDVNSDIEVDI
- the LOC126775450 gene encoding uncharacterized protein LOC126775450, translated to MNSAHWISVLYGSTSILWGIAAKIVKITAVITVNKQNDAINEILFYGSENEEQNKKVGLNNLCCIYYIIVHASKTVDVCVPTLRSETISKCLLSVHQNNHTKVRIIVHGTNDLICLQSFFDCGIEVKIINSEVKMEHEFLLIDANCPDALAIVGSLDYEVNRVNCSRDNTLLTSEYALVSVLKREFNRIWMCNDNVEKGYNSQENNKKTV
- the LOC126775083 gene encoding E3 ubiquitin-protein ligase MSL2 isoform X1, with amino-acid sequence MKMNATSLYVSTCRLIILADAADKSSWTDLFRLVPYLRQSLSCTVCGNLLKEPYTPTSSACQHHVCKNCKGGRKKLKPSCSWCKDYDNYTENLQLRILLQCYKKLCEYFMGTETYKTLLEEDEIAAGVNGGTVASSGLIDLIQEGAGFNDDYKSTAGLSKSAYSILPCVYTNSASTQTQAASTSSNSDSRSSNKDSPNSRAISNGSPLYSVMYAGSGNKITIKRKAVDETDSTPSETSPKESKSNQLGFKKPSNRTRSSSSSKRKGCRCGNATATPGKLTCCGQRCPCYVESKPCTECKCKGCRNPHRPDGMKVRPHIPQLDTLQLSLSTNPDSSPSCSGSIDSLDTDTLTMEAMEESLTFTTDLKSSDIKVYTSQLQEVSPSLPATIMMDEELPGSPDDDMSSPQDYTQCSPRDHDFDAGSPQSTETHDVNSDIEVDI